From the genome of Cryptococcus neoformans var. grubii H99 chromosome 11, complete sequence:
CTCGATCGCTCGCCACCAGTCTGACTGTTTGTGCAGAGACTTCCACATTGCCCACGGGTGCGAAGGTTCCATCATGGTCACCAAGGTCGCCGAGCCTTCTGCCTACGGTGTCGTGGTCACGAAGCCCAACTCTACTGTGATTGATCGATTCGTCGAGAAGCCCGTTGAATTCGTTGGTAACAGGATCAACGCTGGTATCTATATATTCAACCCCAGCGTTTTGGACAGGATTGAGGTGAGTCTAGCCCTTGGCAAAGAGGGGAAACGTCAGGCTCACACTTTTTTTGTAGCTCCGTCCCACTTCTATCGAAAAAGAAATCTTCCCCGCCATCGCGGCTGACCAGCAACTGCACTCTTTCGATCTTCAAGGGTTCTGGATGGATGTCGGCCAACCAAAAGACTTCCTTGCCGGCACCTGCCTTTACCTTTCCCACCTCACTTCCCAACATTCTCCCTTGCTGACTGACCCCTCCCAAAACAAGTGGGTCTATGGTGGTAACGTGATGGTTGACCCTGTGAGTTGCTCTCTACAGAGCACGATGGCCTGAGGCTCTAACACTGTTTGATAGTCTGCGGAAATCGACCCTACAGCTGTCATCGGCCCCAATGTCGTTATTGGTCCCGACGCGAAGATTGGGCCTGGTGTCCGTCTCCAGCGATGTGTGATCATGTCCAACGCTACCGTGCGAGACCACTCCTGGATCGCCAACTCCATCGTCGGGTGGAACAGCACGGTGGGACGATGGACAAGAGTGGAGAACATTACAGTGTTGGGTGACGATGTGACGATAAAGGACGAGCTCTATGTCAATGGTGCTTCAGTGTTGCCCCACAAGAGTGTAAGTGGGAAAGCTCGTTTAAGCTGCTGTGTTGGTACTAAAACTAGCGGACATTGTagatctcttcctctatcACTGAGCCCCGTATTGTTATGTGTAAGtgtcgatgatgatggagacTGCGCGTTTTGCTGACTCGTGTATCGCAGAAAAATGGCCATTGATGAATAGATACATACTGTCATATCCGTTTTGCTGAACTATGATGGATGCTGTTGGGTTGCCATTGGGGTTTGGATACATACATATTTATTTTGATGCAGCGATATGCTATAGATCTTGTGAAAACGAACGGGAATTGACGAGAAAAACTTGGCGTCTTTCGcactctttttcttgtcaTTTTCCGCCGCGCCCACCTTGTCATTTCGCGTCGCCCATTTCGTCGTCTACAAAAAATCCTCCTTTATTCCCGCTGAATACGCGTCCTTTCTTCACGACCTttttcttgcccttcctaCTTCATCCCCGGCCAGCCTCATCCCACACCTCTGTGCAATAATGGCACGCTCTCCTCGCCCCACCCCTCTTCCCAACCGACACATATTACCCGTCCACAAACGCCAGTCATTCGTGACAGTCTCTGTCGTCGCAAACGACACGGACACTTCTACCCCCGCAAACTCATCCAGCAACGACTCCTCGTTTCCCGTCGCTATCGCTATACCTGCCCTTGTAGGTGGTATGGCAGTAGCGATCGCTGTATTCGGATtctggtggtggtggtccAAGAGGAGCAAACGCGTCAAACGCGTAAGTCTTGAGCTTCCATCTCACCAAATCAGCGCCCATGCAAAGCTGACTGGGGTTAAACAGGAGAGATGGGAGGCTGCccaaagaaggaagaataaGCGTCATGCTGCTGAAAAGGACAAACCAACAGCgcgccttcttcctgctgGCCAAAGCCAAAAGACGCCTACCGGTGAAAAGGCCTTTAACCCCATCCTACCACCTCTTTCGACTGCACAGCCGTACTACCCGCCTCCGCAAACTAATGAATACGGTTACACGCCCTCCCAGCAAGGATATGCCGCGTGGCAGATCCAGCCCGACATTGAGCAGGTTCAGTACGGACAGCAGGCCTCCTCACCCCCACAGCAAGGCTATTACAGTCCACCTGCTTATGCCCAAGGATCTGCTCCTCCATTGTCCCGCGATTACTCTTCAGAGTCTACTATCCCCCTCACCCAGAATATCGCTCCACCTGCCACCTCGCCTACCTCGCCCACTAACAGccacagcagcaacagtaACAGCAGTGGTCATAAATCCAGCGGCAGCGTGCCCCCTCCCCGCCGTTCTTCCTCGGACGAGAAAAAATCATCTactttgtcttcttctccttcttctccatctaGCAAGAAAAGCTCGAAAAGCTCGAAAAACTCGAAAAACTCGAAAAACTCTCGCGCGACCGCTCGCATGGCCGTGGCTGAAAGCGCTGCAGCCAACGCGTCCCTAAACCGCATGTTCCGCCACAAACCATCGAAACCGTCCCCGCTTGCCATCAAGGCTCAACAAGAGCGCGACGCCGCACTGGCTGCGAATGACCCCCTCACTCGAATCTCCTCAGACGAGACATCTAATCCATTCAGTACCGAGTCTGAAGGACTCTATCCCCCTGCTGACTCGCGCGACAACGCGACTTTGGGCGAATGGGGTGTCGCTCTCGGTTCGccagatgaagaagacacGTTTGGCGACTCTCAAGCTGCAGTGCTAGACAACAGTTCGCACTATGGAGCAAAGAGCAGCTATTCCGAGGACCCGTATCTCAAGAAAAAGGCACAGACCAAGAGTGGGATGTACTCTCAAGACCCATATGCTCTTTATcacgaagaagaagaaggagaagaggaggaggaggaggaagacgcTGATAGGTACCACAACGCTGCAGAGAGTATGGGGCTGGGCAGTGCCGgcaagaacaaaaagagaGATGTTGGCAAATGGGTGTAAGGTTCAACAAGTGTATCTAGTCTTTAGCTTTCCGAATtggtcttttttttttcttgaGTTTGCTTCTTTCTGATGACTCTATAAGAGTCGAGTGTTTCATAGGACGGAAaatgttcttttttttaatcGTGTTTCCTATGAGTTTGCCTCTCCGGTGATTCAATACGAGTTTGAGTGTTTTCGTAAAACGGACagtgtttttttttttttggcgtTTCTCAGAAGAGTCCCAAATATAGTGTTTTCATATTCTTTGCCTGCTATATCTTATACAGGACTCAAATGCTACCGGATTGATTGGTTATCACACGTGCGCTTTCACTTggcagaaaaagaaggaccAGCATAAAACTCTCGTGCATATCGTGAATGTAATGTAGCAAGGAAATGCGAGATTCATTAGAAATgcaaacaaaaagaaggtTATCCGTTACAACGAGATGCGGCTGTGCGATGCCAAGATATGCAAAAAACCACAGGTTCAATATGATTGGTACAGATGAGATTCgattgaaaaaaaaagaagccGAATAGATTATGATCAGGGAACTCGATAAAACAATGACCGCATCCGGCTTGGCCATTGCTATCGCGCAGGAGGGCCCATAATGTTTACCACCAGATCCCTATTCCACTTGCCAGGGTCATTCAAaactctctccttcttgttcttatctttcccctccttctccccgtccttttctttttcttttttactTTTCCGACGCACAAGTGACATGGAACGACCGAATGAGCCCAGTTTTGACTTGGTAGTAATAGGAGATGGAGCAAGGGGTCCGGCAGGATGAGGTGCCGGGCTGGCGGCTGCAGGAGATGATGCGTTTGGTGGAACAGGGTACGAAAGTCCGGATGATAATGCGGAATGGTTAAAAGCCGCAGATGTGGGTGTCGATTCGGCGGTAAAAGGGGAAGAATGAGCAGATGGGGTGGTACTGCTCCCCAACGTGTGACCACCGCGAGACTGATCAAACCTCAATGGAGGGGGTGGAGGTAATTTtccgtcttcatcttcttgctgGGCATACCCATAAGGAGGCGACGACGAACCAAATAACCCTGTAGTCCCCACAGGGCGTATAGTTTGATCAGAAAGATACTGAGCTTCTCTTTGGGGAGAGACGGGCGCTGAAAATGGTGGCTTCGCCTGCGAAACCGGAGAATTCAAGTCGAGATTCATCATCGGCCTTGTGAAATCAAGTGCCAGGGCTGGTTCCGCTCCGGGCGGCAAAGGGGCCATCGTGTTTCTCGCTGGATCATTGACACTGACGGCCAAGCTGTCCCTGCGACTGCCTGTCGAGAGCCGGCTTACGCGGCTCATCCGCTCACTCGATCGTTTCTCAGAAGTAGCATCCCAGGGCGCTGGACTGTTGTTACTGTCTTCTTTGGCGACTGCAGATACAACATCCCACcaaccaccaccgccggAACTAGGCGCTGCACTAGCCGATGCGGGCGAAGATCTTCGGTCTCCAATATTGAGCGGGGTAACGATCAAGGGCGGTAATTGGGGAACGGATCTTTCGACATCAGGCAAGGGTTTGGATGATGGTACTGAGGTATCTGGTGTCAGAGGAGGTTGATCGACCGGAGTAGAGTGCTGAACAAGAGATACGTCCTCCTCAGAATCAGAATCCGAGTCGTAAGATGCCTTTCTATCAGGCAAACTCAAGCTTCTTGTATGCTGAGCCCTCGGGGGATCCACTGCCACGGGACTGCCAGCCTCCGAGTTGGTGAGCCCGCTGGGGAACGCGTTGGACTTGACTCGGCGATGGATTGATGGTGATTTTGCAAATGAAATAGACTGATAATGTTCTTCAGGGCGCCTTTGCTTCAAAAGATTGTCTTTCATGCGGTTGAAAACTTGTTTATAGGACCCATCAGGGAACTAATGTTCATGATTAGCAGGTAGCCCTGGCATGTCGACAATTAAACACGGTAACTCACTCTTTTCTGAACAGCCTCGATCTGCGAGAATGCCCAGTCTGTCATCTGCTGTCTCGTCCCGCCGGCTCCGtcgaccttttctttttcaaactctgccaactcttccaaGGCATCATATGCTTTGTCGTCACTCAATCTGGGGTTCACATACAGCGCAGCTGTAGTTGAACTGACAGTAGGTTCTCTAAAAGGTACATCGTCTGGATCGGGTGGAGCAGGCAAGATGTCAATGTACGGTTCGGTGATTGCATgagggagaggggaagGTGGCAGAGCAAAGGTGCGACGCAACAAGAGGAATGTCGGAAGCAGTAAAGGGGCGATAGATGACGCATTGTTTTTAGAGACAAGACATAGCGCTGCCTCAATTTCTCCTAGATCCTTGCTGACCTGAGCACGTCCTGATTTGGCCCATTTAGACTTGAGCATCTGTTCTCGCTTCTCACGGGTGATGAATTCCGATATGAGTTCCATGGTGAAATTAGCAAGGATGTTGGGATCGGGCTGAGAAAATCGAGCGGGAGAGCCTGCTGGTGTGTCGAGTGCTGGTGGAAGATTCGAAAGGGGTGTTTGCGGGCTCCCTTCACGAGCAAATGTCGCTTTGACTGTTGGACTGGTGTTGGCAGATCTTCGGCCGATAGGGGTGTTGAATATTGGCGCAGATATACCTGAAGGTGCATGGACGTGCAAAAACTCTTGACCAGCCGCAGGTCCTCCAGCCTCAATTTCTTTAGCGAGTGCCTGAATCTGTTTGATACACTGTGATTTAGAAGGGGCCGGGAGCTGTATGGGATAGAGAGGtttgggaggaagaagtgtcCTGGCTTTGGCGGAGCGGAATGCCGGTCGAAGTGCCGGTCGACGGGAGAGAGTCTGTTGGGCGGGTCAGCATATCGCGTCCGATGACCGCATGCAAAATCCACTCACCAGCCCTTCCACGTGCTCGAGCTCTTTACCAACACCCCACCTGCCTTCTCCAGGCACTCTTCGTCTAATATGTTGAATCAGCATCCTCTCAGCATCTCCCAATGCAACCATCATTAGCTGATTGGCCAATTCTTGCAAAGTAAAGTATGATAGAGACATTCTCAAAGAAAGAATGAGGGTCAGGCCTATTTGTTGGTTTTCATTGAGTAACTGGGCTTGTGATGATCGTGGTGGGCGACGAGGCGACGGATACACGTCTCGAGATGGCGATGTAGGTGGGCTAGAAGCAGAATTTTCCCGAAGAAAATCCTCTAGCTCGCCCATACGCTTTGCGATATCCTCAAAggcttcccttcccattGTGCCCTTTCCCGCTCTGCCAGGCTTTTTCTCCTTGAATTTTGCTTCGCGAGCGAGGACATATTCGAGGATGATTTCCCGAGAATGTTGGATGGAGGGCGGAGGAGTGGCCAAGAGATGGCTGAGGATAGTGGCGACTGAAGCGGAACGGGCGAGCGGAAAGGGGCCAACGGGAGGTGTGAGGTCCTGAGGCTGTGGGACGTTTGTGAGGTAGCGGGCCCTGTCGAAGATGTGCGCGATGTGCGGAGGAGTCTGAGTGTGTGAGCGTAGTCCACGGGAAGGCGTACTTACGATATCTTCGAGATGCGCGAGGGCGAGTGAGATGGTAAAGAGGGAGTCGCCCTTTGCCCGTCTGTGGGCTATCCACTCCTCGATGGCGTCTGCGGCGTAGCTGGCCGGGGTGCGGGGGTtggcgaggagggcgaCGAGGTGCGGGGGGGGCGTTGCCTGTCCCATCATGTTGGCGGAATTGAATACAACGAGAGACACAATTCTCCCGTCTCGGACTTCTTGTTTCccgtccttctcccccGCCGAGCGGCGACCCCCGCTGCCTCCACCCGCGCAGCCACGCGCCTGACTTGGTTGAGTCACCCGCAACAAAAATCCCCGCATAGCATTCGAACCGGGACTACACCAACCCCATAATGCCCTCACACCTCTCccgccttcctcgtccAGCCCCTACACAGCCGGCCCGCCCCGCCGACCAtacatccttcctcctggAAAGAACCCTCTCCACAAAATCAAGCGTCCCGTCTCTCATTCGAACAAACAGCTTCAAACCACTCAAGCTTGATCGTCCTCTGAACAAGTCAAAGACCAAACATGTCTCTCCTACCAGCCCTAAGACAGGTCATGGAAGGAGCAGGCCTTGTAAGCATGCATTGCTTACAGCAAATCCATGTCTATACTAACAAGTTTCTTAAAAGCGAACATTGGTCACGCACGGTCCGCCCAAAGCACTCCGACCCGCATTCCCTCCCACGCTCGCTTGAGTAACCAAATATTTGCAGTCGCTACCCCATTCTGCACTCCCCCCTCATCAATGGAGACTCCCAAGCTTCCAAATATTACCAAAGGGACGCCGCTATCTCAGGGTCCaaacgatgatgagctgCTGAAAGATTTGGAATTTACTtttgttgaagatgatgatgaagctggggaagagCACATCACTAATGGGAAGCAAGGACGAGATGACCTCCGTTCCGAAACTCAAGGCAGAAGTTACGAGTCCTTTGTCGCAGTTACAGAGCATAAAAGACATGCCTATCATCACCAGCTACCCAGATCCACACCACCCTCGTCCTCAATTCTTCGCAAATCCCTTGTTGAATCAAAGAGACAGCTTGAGCTTACCAGAAAGCAACGCAATGAACTAGACTCAAGGATCGTAAAgcttgaaagagaagggatGAAAAATGCTTGGACCGAGCTGGTGAGAATGGCCAATgcagagcttgaagaagtttGCAAAGCCAAAGAGCTGTTGCTCCAGCTGAAGAGTGATCTCGATTCAGAAGATTACGACGCATATACCTGTTGAAATACATTACACTGTACATTATCTCCATATGACCATTACTTGTGATACCCCTGCGATAGATTTATGACAACAGCGCCTGAACAATATGGTTGACCC
Proteins encoded in this window:
- a CDS encoding mannose-1-phosphate guanyltransferase; protein product: MKALILVGGFGTRLRPLTLSWPKPLVEFCNKAMILHQIEALVKAGVKDIVLAVNYRPEVMVSVLKKTEEEFGISIHFSVETEPLGTAGPLALAREILGKDDSPFFVLNSDVTCVYPFEAFRDFHIAHGCEGSIMVTKVAEPSAYGVVVTKPNSTVIDRFVEKPVEFVGNRINAGIYIFNPSVLDRIELRPTSIEKEIFPAIAADQQLHSFDLQGFWMDVGQPKDFLAGTCLYLSHLTSQHSPLLTDPSQNKWVYGGNVMVDPSAEIDPTAVIGPNVVIGPDAKIGPGVRLQRCVIMSNATVRDHSWIANSIVGWNSTVGRWTRVENITVLGDDVTIKDELYVNGASVLPHKSISSSITEPRIVM